The Planococcus versutus genome contains a region encoding:
- a CDS encoding glycoside hydrolase family 13 protein, which translates to MKKKWWKEAVAYQVYPRSFQDSNGDGIGDINGVTSKLDYLNDLGIDVIWICPMYKSPNDDNGYDISNYQEIMAEFGTMTDFDRLLEEVHARGMKLIIDLVINHTSDEHPWFMESRSSKDNGKRDWYIWSDEPTNWESIFGGSAWEYDEKTKQYFLHLFSKKQPDLNWENPEVRHALYDMVNWWLDKGIDGFRVDAISHIKKELSDVKDPEQNLYVPAWEKMMNVKGIQPLLAELRDETFAKRDIMTVGEANGVEASDINEWISEDNGKFDMVFQFESMGLWDTDSSTGIDVPKLKEVLTKWQKAVDGQGWNALFVENHDKPRIVSSWGDDQKYWRESATAIACMYFFMQGTPFIYQGQEIGMTNAPFDELDHYNDIQTHNLYHFNRSEGMEHNAAMTIIKAQSRDHSRTPMQWDASPNAGFSNVEPWLRVNPNYEKINVAAQLRDPYSILWFYRKMIWLRKQQEVLVYGNYELQDVGHESIYAYTRANEEKTILVITNLTQYACYWDEPETAHCLLHNYQQRDPKQLVPFEARVYEL; encoded by the coding sequence ATGAAAAAAAAATGGTGGAAAGAAGCAGTTGCGTATCAAGTGTATCCAAGAAGTTTTCAAGATTCGAACGGAGATGGCATTGGAGATATCAATGGCGTAACAAGCAAATTGGATTATTTGAATGATCTTGGGATTGATGTCATTTGGATTTGTCCAATGTACAAATCACCTAATGACGACAATGGTTATGATATTAGCAACTATCAGGAAATTATGGCTGAGTTTGGAACGATGACGGATTTTGATCGCTTGCTTGAAGAAGTACATGCAAGAGGGATGAAACTAATCATCGATTTGGTGATCAATCATACAAGCGATGAACATCCGTGGTTTATGGAATCACGTTCTTCAAAAGATAACGGCAAACGTGATTGGTATATTTGGAGCGATGAGCCGACCAACTGGGAAAGCATTTTCGGTGGCAGTGCTTGGGAATACGATGAAAAAACAAAACAATACTTTTTGCATTTATTCTCTAAAAAGCAACCAGACTTGAACTGGGAAAATCCAGAAGTGCGACACGCTTTGTACGACATGGTCAATTGGTGGCTAGATAAAGGAATCGATGGTTTCCGTGTAGATGCAATCAGCCACATAAAAAAAGAATTGAGTGACGTCAAAGATCCAGAGCAAAATTTGTATGTACCGGCTTGGGAAAAGATGATGAACGTTAAAGGTATTCAACCGTTGCTTGCGGAATTGCGTGACGAAACGTTTGCAAAGCGTGACATTATGACAGTAGGTGAAGCAAACGGCGTCGAAGCAAGTGACATCAATGAATGGATTTCAGAAGACAACGGCAAATTCGATATGGTGTTCCAGTTTGAAAGTATGGGCCTATGGGATACCGACTCATCAACCGGCATCGATGTGCCAAAGCTAAAAGAAGTATTGACGAAATGGCAAAAAGCAGTAGATGGCCAAGGCTGGAATGCATTATTTGTTGAAAATCACGATAAACCTCGCATTGTTTCTTCGTGGGGAGATGATCAAAAGTATTGGCGAGAAAGTGCCACAGCGATCGCTTGTATGTATTTCTTCATGCAAGGCACACCGTTCATTTATCAAGGGCAAGAAATTGGCATGACCAACGCGCCGTTTGATGAACTCGATCATTATAATGATATTCAAACACATAACTTATATCATTTTAATCGTTCAGAAGGAATGGAACACAATGCTGCGATGACCATCATCAAAGCACAAAGCCGTGATCACTCACGTACGCCTATGCAATGGGATGCTAGTCCGAATGCCGGATTTTCTAATGTGGAACCGTGGTTACGGGTCAATCCGAACTATGAAAAAATCAATGTTGCCGCGCAACTACGCGATCCATATTCGATTCTTTGGTTTTACCGGAAAATGATTTGGTTGCGCAAGCAACAAGAAGTTCTCGTCTACGGGAACTACGAGTTACAAGACGTCGGACACGAATCCATTTATGCTTATACCCGTGCCAATGAAGAAAAAACCATCTTGGTTATCACCAATTTAACACAGTATGCTTGCTATTGGGACGAACCAGAAACAGCACATTGCTTGTTGCATAATTATCAGCAACGCGACCCGAAACAATTAGTACCTTTTGAAGCACGTGTTTATGAATTATAA
- a CDS encoding tellurite resistance/C4-dicarboxylate transporter family protein has protein sequence MIKFIKELAETLFPSYFAFIMATGALSISAFLLGMRVLADAFLYLNIAAFIILWILTLIRLVRNSKQIFADLTSHTIGSGFFTTVAGTCVLGSQLIIVAQSYTAALYLWGLGIFLWVIVMYTFFTAVTVAKNTPTLEEGINGAWLIAAVATQSISILGTLLVPYLSSGRDVVLFFTVCMYFLGCMLYLNIITLIFYRFTFLKLDFTAMTPPYWINMGAVAITSLAGATLILNATYWSFLVEIRPFLKGFTLFFWAAGTWWIPLLFILVFWRHVYHRYPLDYGPQWWAMVFPLAMYTTSTWKLAVALDVPFLKAIPRVMFYVALLTWLAVFGGLLHHVYIRTITFYRAQRIETRRL, from the coding sequence ATGATCAAATTTATTAAAGAACTGGCTGAAACTTTGTTTCCGTCTTATTTTGCTTTTATTATGGCCACTGGCGCTTTATCAATCAGTGCCTTTTTACTTGGCATGAGAGTACTTGCTGATGCGTTTCTTTACTTGAATATTGCAGCTTTTATTATCCTGTGGATTTTGACATTGATTCGTCTAGTTCGAAATTCAAAACAGATTTTTGCTGATTTGACTAGCCATACAATTGGCTCCGGATTTTTTACTACAGTCGCTGGAACTTGTGTATTAGGAAGCCAGTTGATCATTGTCGCACAGTCGTATACAGCGGCTTTATACTTGTGGGGACTCGGTATATTCCTTTGGGTTATCGTTATGTATACTTTTTTTACAGCGGTGACGGTCGCAAAAAATACGCCAACATTAGAAGAAGGCATAAATGGAGCTTGGCTAATCGCGGCAGTAGCAACACAGTCGATTTCGATTTTAGGGACACTTCTCGTTCCATATCTTTCTAGCGGACGCGACGTGGTATTATTTTTCACTGTCTGTATGTACTTTCTTGGATGCATGTTGTATTTAAACATCATTACGTTAATTTTTTATCGATTTACATTTTTGAAACTCGATTTTACTGCAATGACACCTCCTTATTGGATTAATATGGGTGCTGTCGCAATTACCAGCTTAGCCGGTGCCACATTGATTTTGAATGCTACTTATTGGTCATTTTTAGTAGAAATCCGACCATTTTTAAAAGGTTTTACGTTGTTTTTTTGGGCAGCTGGTACGTGGTGGATTCCGTTGCTATTCATTTTGGTTTTCTGGCGTCATGTCTATCATCGCTACCCCCTCGATTACGGGCCGCAATGGTGGGCTATGGTGTTTCCGTTAGCAATGTACACAACGAGTACGTGGAAACTTGCCGTCGCGTTAGATGTTCCATTTCTCAAAGCCATTCCGCGCGTTATGTTTTATGTTGCTTTGCTTACTTGGCTGGCTGTTTTTGGGGGACTTCTTCATCATGTGTATATTCGTACTATCACTTTTTATCGAGCGCAACGAATCGAGACTCGTCGTTTATAA
- a CDS encoding Abi family protein, which yields MSSVKEFATHAEQLEMLEQRGLNVLNKAAAERILSQENYYALIDSYKEPFLERDEKLNPYGLECFESGTEFGHIYALHRFDRKLRLLLLNELLKFEKNIKSKAAYRFSEKFKNSGSFLEPGNYSLNIHHHHERDRIISTLANLIKSHKKCDKVKYPAIREFYDKHKSVPLQVLVNFLSLGQITHFYAVIDEPLRDQIANDFAEEYSEEHQKIFLRASEVDAILKIVFPYRNKSAHEEVLYRFHLTHPVELEDLETRLAMAKGSLSGATVYSVQCLLKLVLGKRDYENFSVELIELIKELEKKIQKRAFVKIIQDIGFNGFN from the coding sequence ATGAGTTCAGTGAAAGAGTTTGCCACACACGCCGAGCAGTTAGAAATGCTCGAACAACGAGGTTTGAATGTACTAAACAAAGCGGCTGCCGAGCGAATTTTATCGCAAGAAAATTATTATGCATTAATTGATAGCTATAAAGAGCCGTTTCTTGAACGGGACGAAAAGCTTAATCCCTACGGCCTTGAATGTTTTGAAAGTGGAACAGAATTTGGTCATATTTATGCACTTCATCGCTTTGACCGAAAGTTACGATTGTTGTTACTGAATGAATTGCTAAAGTTCGAAAAAAATATAAAATCGAAAGCTGCTTATCGTTTTTCTGAAAAGTTCAAGAATAGTGGGAGTTTTCTAGAGCCAGGCAATTACAGTTTAAATATTCATCATCACCACGAGCGTGATCGCATCATTTCAACGCTCGCTAATTTGATAAAAAGTCATAAAAAATGTGACAAAGTAAAATATCCTGCGATACGGGAATTTTATGATAAGCACAAGAGTGTACCACTCCAGGTACTTGTAAATTTTTTATCGCTTGGGCAGATTACACATTTCTACGCTGTGATTGATGAACCGTTACGCGATCAGATTGCCAATGATTTTGCTGAGGAATATAGTGAAGAGCATCAAAAGATATTTTTACGTGCGAGTGAAGTTGATGCTATTTTGAAGATTGTTTTTCCTTATCGCAATAAATCTGCACATGAAGAAGTTCTTTACCGTTTTCATCTTACGCATCCCGTAGAACTAGAAGATTTAGAAACTCGGTTAGCAATGGCAAAAGGAAGTCTAAGTGGGGCAACGGTTTATTCTGTTCAATGTTTATTGAAACTAGTATTGGGAAAAAGAGATTACGAAAACTTCTCGGTTGAATTAATCGAGCTAATTAAAGAACTTGAAAAAAAGATTCAAAAACGAGCATTTGTAAAAATCATACAAGATATCGGATTTAATGGATTTAACTGA
- a CDS encoding class I adenylate-forming enzyme family protein yields MNITTTLTQNAKRFSDKMAITYEERSYTYQQLNEEVNQLANGLVEAGLQKGDKVSLFMKNSDHYVVAFFAILKAGGVAVPVNYRLSPDESGYIFGQSESRFLFCDAELEAIVAEAKMQATLLQHVIVHPVPANDDYFSWGGILSENALEPSIEIQSSDNAEILYTSGTTGKPKGALFDHQRLTTASISFVFGVDLSANDNILHAAPLFHPIQLNLFLVTGIMIGTSNVILRDFEIDKTIKAIKDFQITVFFGLPNMYDELLELPNVPEEKLASVTKCMYGVDSIDTDLVKQAMELFGHRQFYNLCTLTEGGPGGIFLLPDQHETKAGSGGKPMYFTEVRVVDEEFLDVEPGTIGEFVIKGGTVMKEYFNKPKETEEVFKNGWLLTGDLATIDEDGFITLVDRKADRIISAGENIYSVEVEQVINSHPQVAEAATVGLPEEEWGEIVGVIIVPIEGETIDENQLMDYFMEKLPSYKIPRKYLIADSLPRNATGKIMKYQLRELHISEFEWFRNVPERRY; encoded by the coding sequence ATGAACATTACAACGACACTTACACAAAATGCAAAGCGATTTTCAGATAAAATGGCGATCACGTATGAGGAAAGAAGTTACACTTATCAACAGCTGAATGAAGAAGTAAATCAACTAGCTAATGGATTAGTCGAAGCAGGTTTGCAAAAAGGAGATAAAGTGTCACTATTTATGAAAAACTCGGATCATTATGTAGTGGCTTTTTTCGCTATTTTAAAAGCTGGTGGTGTGGCTGTCCCTGTTAATTACAGATTGAGTCCCGATGAAAGTGGTTACATTTTTGGTCAGTCTGAAAGCCGGTTTCTTTTTTGCGATGCAGAACTGGAAGCTATTGTGGCTGAAGCAAAAATGCAAGCTACTTTACTTCAGCATGTAATTGTTCATCCAGTACCTGCGAACGATGATTATTTTAGCTGGGGTGGCATACTGAGTGAAAATGCTTTGGAACCTTCTATTGAAATACAAAGCAGTGATAATGCGGAAATTCTTTATACTTCCGGAACAACTGGAAAGCCAAAAGGAGCATTGTTTGATCATCAGCGACTGACTACTGCGAGCATATCTTTTGTATTTGGCGTCGATTTGAGCGCAAATGATAACATTCTTCATGCAGCTCCATTGTTTCACCCGATCCAATTAAACTTATTTCTAGTTACAGGAATCATGATTGGAACATCCAACGTTATTTTGCGGGATTTTGAAATCGACAAAACAATTAAAGCGATTAAAGATTTTCAAATTACGGTTTTCTTCGGCTTACCCAATATGTATGACGAGTTGCTAGAGTTGCCGAATGTCCCTGAAGAAAAATTGGCTTCTGTTACTAAATGTATGTATGGTGTCGATTCAATTGACACTGATTTAGTAAAACAAGCAATGGAACTTTTTGGTCATCGACAGTTCTACAATTTATGTACACTAACAGAAGGTGGTCCAGGCGGAATCTTCTTGTTGCCAGATCAGCATGAAACGAAAGCTGGATCTGGAGGCAAACCAATGTACTTTACAGAAGTGCGTGTGGTAGACGAAGAATTCCTAGATGTAGAACCAGGCACTATTGGTGAATTTGTCATCAAAGGCGGAACGGTGATGAAAGAGTATTTCAACAAACCTAAAGAAACCGAAGAGGTTTTTAAAAATGGCTGGTTGCTGACAGGTGATTTAGCAACGATTGATGAAGATGGCTTTATCACACTTGTTGATCGGAAAGCAGATCGTATTATTTCGGCCGGAGAAAATATCTATTCAGTCGAAGTAGAACAAGTGATCAATAGCCACCCACAAGTAGCAGAAGCTGCGACTGTTGGCTTACCGGAAGAAGAATGGGGCGAGATTGTCGGTGTAATTATCGTACCGATCGAAGGCGAAACCATTGATGAAAATCAATTGATGGATTATTTTATGGAAAAACTACCTAGCTATAAAATTCCACGTAAATACTTGATCGCGGACTCGTTACCGCGAAATGCCACAGGGAAAATTATGAAATATCAATTACGCGAACTTCACATTAGTGAATTTGAATGGTTCCGCAACGTGCCAGAACGTCGTTATTGA
- a CDS encoding fructose bisphosphate aldolase, with the protein MNQEQMDFVKNGKGFIAALDQSGGSTPKALALYGVSEDQYSSEEEMYDLIHEMRTRVMTAPSFNSDSIIGAILFEQTMNRKVEGHYTPDYLWQKKGVVPFLKVDKGLADEENGVQVMKLISDLDDVLQRANERNVFGTKMRSVIKEANTEGIKKVVEQQFDVGKQILAAGLMPILEPEVDINSKDKEQSEKILKEEMLKHLDLLNEDQNVMIKITIPTEDNYYKEMIEHPRVVRVVALSGGYKRDDANKKLAANTGLIASFSRALSEGVNASQTDEEFNAMLEKSIKNIYEASIT; encoded by the coding sequence ATGAATCAGGAACAAATGGATTTCGTAAAAAATGGAAAAGGTTTTATTGCGGCACTGGATCAAAGTGGCGGAAGCACGCCGAAAGCATTAGCACTTTATGGCGTATCAGAAGATCAGTACTCATCAGAAGAGGAAATGTATGACTTGATTCATGAAATGCGTACGCGTGTCATGACAGCACCGTCATTTAACTCAGATTCGATTATTGGTGCTATTCTTTTTGAACAGACGATGAATCGTAAAGTAGAAGGTCACTATACACCTGACTACTTGTGGCAAAAAAAAGGCGTCGTACCTTTCTTAAAAGTCGATAAAGGACTGGCAGATGAAGAAAATGGCGTTCAAGTGATGAAGCTAATTTCTGACTTGGATGACGTATTACAACGTGCCAATGAACGCAATGTGTTCGGCACAAAAATGCGTTCAGTTATCAAAGAAGCCAATACTGAAGGCATTAAAAAAGTTGTTGAACAGCAATTTGATGTCGGCAAACAAATTTTGGCAGCTGGCTTAATGCCCATTCTTGAACCCGAAGTAGACATTAACAGCAAAGACAAAGAACAATCTGAAAAAATTCTAAAAGAAGAAATGTTGAAGCATTTGGATTTATTGAACGAAGATCAGAACGTAATGATCAAAATCACGATTCCAACAGAAGATAACTACTACAAGGAAATGATTGAACACCCACGCGTAGTTCGTGTAGTCGCATTGTCCGGTGGCTATAAACGTGATGACGCGAATAAAAAACTAGCAGCGAACACAGGCTTAATCGCCAGCTTCTCGCGCGCTTTATCCGAAGGCGTTAATGCTAGCCAAACAGATGAAGAATTTAACGCCATGCTAGAAAAATCAATTAAAAACATTTACGAAGCTTCTATTACTTGA
- a CDS encoding BsuPI-related putative proteinase inhibitor — MNNKFWLSIILLLLATFSLAACGTEKEDSVIPENPATEQSEPEKEPIDEITKGAMEPAIEQVDDNTYRYTLVNQTEQPHTFEFTSSQRYDFSLANEKGEQVFLFSSVSTYLQVLGDISVDQGDKLTYDFAIPSLDLEPGTYKLTAWLTPKESGNFEVSMEHLVK; from the coding sequence ATGAATAACAAATTTTGGCTTAGCATTATTTTACTTCTACTAGCCACTTTCAGTTTAGCAGCCTGTGGAACAGAAAAAGAAGACAGTGTTATTCCGGAAAACCCAGCGACAGAACAATCTGAACCTGAAAAAGAACCGATTGACGAAATCACAAAAGGCGCAATGGAACCAGCCATCGAACAAGTTGATGACAACACATACCGCTATACATTAGTAAACCAAACAGAACAACCTCATACTTTCGAATTCACAAGTAGCCAACGCTATGATTTTTCCTTAGCAAACGAAAAAGGAGAACAGGTTTTTCTGTTTTCATCTGTGAGTACTTACTTACAAGTGTTAGGTGATATCTCTGTCGACCAAGGCGATAAACTCACGTATGATTTCGCAATTCCTTCACTCGACCTTGAACCAGGCACTTATAAATTGACGGCTTGGTTAACACCAAAAGAAAGCGGTAATTTTGAAGTAAGTATGGAACATCTAGTAAAATAA
- a CDS encoding PLP-dependent aminotransferase family protein yields MKTTFNFSKDIELAFKNDPPGQWLSSLPPGCLRLSSGYPDPKFVPSEDIKLAVTRLLNEEKDLPLHYMGSPRILQLKKFLQDRMAQRGVTVTDEEVLVTSGACQAIDLIARILLDEEAVVAIESPTYMEALEIFQNYTEQYITIPIDEEGMQTELLAEMLANRKEKSLSIPRLLYTIPTYQNPTGTTLSFSRRQQLLKLAEQYDFLIIEDDAYGELGFHDRPQLLKAMDTNNRVVYVGSLSKVVAPGMRIGWVVADQQLVDPLNWFKKDLTHPFDQATMASFLEAIDFDEHLTSLIEVYKSKCNVMLTALKEFLPPTVSWFVPKGGYFVWVNIPGVDTSTMLSQAFEAGVSYVPGKYFFLDQEKGLEYLRLSFSYATEEDIVHGVKLLAEIVAVTINAPECEE; encoded by the coding sequence ATGAAAACAACCTTTAATTTTTCAAAAGATATTGAACTAGCTTTTAAGAACGATCCACCTGGACAATGGCTTTCTTCTTTGCCACCAGGTTGCTTGCGTCTTAGCTCGGGCTATCCCGATCCTAAATTTGTGCCTTCTGAAGATATTAAATTAGCGGTAACTCGTTTATTGAATGAAGAAAAGGATTTGCCACTTCATTATATGGGCAGTCCGAGAATTCTACAGCTTAAAAAGTTTCTTCAAGACAGAATGGCTCAACGAGGAGTAACTGTCACTGATGAGGAAGTACTTGTTACTTCTGGAGCTTGTCAAGCAATCGACTTGATTGCGCGTATTCTTTTGGATGAAGAAGCAGTAGTTGCTATTGAGTCACCAACTTATATGGAAGCCTTAGAAATTTTTCAAAATTATACGGAACAGTACATAACCATTCCGATTGATGAAGAAGGCATGCAGACAGAATTATTAGCGGAGATGTTAGCAAATCGGAAAGAAAAAAGTTTGTCGATTCCGCGTTTGCTCTATACCATTCCAACTTATCAAAATCCAACAGGGACCACATTGTCCTTTTCGCGTCGCCAGCAGCTATTAAAACTTGCAGAGCAATATGACTTTCTCATTATAGAAGATGACGCTTATGGAGAACTCGGTTTTCACGACAGACCTCAATTGTTAAAGGCAATGGATACGAATAATCGCGTAGTTTACGTTGGGTCATTATCTAAAGTTGTAGCGCCAGGTATGAGAATTGGGTGGGTTGTGGCAGATCAGCAATTAGTTGATCCATTAAATTGGTTTAAAAAAGATTTGACACATCCATTCGATCAAGCAACAATGGCATCATTTCTTGAAGCTATCGATTTCGATGAGCATTTAACGTCTTTGATAGAGGTATATAAATCAAAATGCAATGTCATGTTGACCGCTTTAAAAGAATTTCTACCACCTACAGTTTCATGGTTTGTGCCTAAAGGTGGATATTTTGTGTGGGTTAACATCCCAGGAGTTGATACTTCGACTATGCTTTCACAAGCTTTTGAAGCAGGAGTTTCTTACGTACCTGGTAAATACTTTTTCTTGGATCAAGAAAAAGGACTCGAGTATCTTCGATTGTCGTTTAGTTACGCAACTGAAGAAGACATTGTCCACGGTGTAAAACTGCTTGCCGAAATAGTCGCAGTAACTATCAATGCACCTGAGTGCGAAGAGTAA
- the mug gene encoding G/U mismatch-specific DNA glycosylase, with amino-acid sequence MHLEPIPDHLKKELKILFVGFNPSIRSSETGFHYANPTNRFWKILYQAGLTPRKYLPEENIELLALGFGLTNIVSRPTKKAADLSKEEYAEGAQLLKEKIQQIRPRAVCFVGKGVYQQFSKRKTVSWGVQKEPVVSGIVEYVAPSSSGLVRIKLDDIIEVYSGLNAYT; translated from the coding sequence TTGCATTTAGAACCGATTCCTGATCATTTGAAAAAAGAGTTAAAAATTTTATTCGTCGGTTTTAATCCAAGTATCCGCTCTTCTGAAACTGGTTTTCATTACGCCAATCCGACCAATCGGTTTTGGAAAATTCTTTATCAAGCGGGATTAACTCCTCGAAAATACCTTCCTGAAGAAAACATCGAATTGCTAGCTCTTGGATTTGGATTAACGAATATCGTTTCACGACCAACGAAAAAAGCAGCGGATCTTTCTAAAGAAGAATATGCAGAAGGAGCGCAATTGTTAAAAGAAAAAATCCAACAAATTCGTCCAAGAGCTGTATGTTTTGTTGGCAAAGGAGTATATCAACAATTTAGTAAACGAAAAACAGTTTCTTGGGGTGTGCAAAAAGAGCCAGTTGTGTCAGGTATTGTTGAGTACGTCGCACCGTCTTCAAGTGGTCTCGTTCGGATAAAGCTAGATGATATTATCGAAGTTTATAGTGGCTTAAACGCATACACATAA
- a CDS encoding 5'-methylthioadenosine/S-adenosylhomocysteine nucleosidase yields the protein MRKMKTAINKQMVISIMAMVLLVILTGCSSTTESSETEKEETKRPILIQGPMPIEAENFAERLEDVEIEESGTTFEFYIGTVDGYPVIVSKTGKGMENTAAATAIAIEKYNPVAIINQGTSGGHDPELNVFDIVLGKRTVNIGSMKTRDRAEGEGIEATEWKPMDVMASEGSAGEDPDAEKARYYDADSELLTAANKVKESYTKGKVVEGTIGSADLWNNEVDRISWFHENYGTSVEEMESASSAMISKAYDVPFLAIRILSNNKTNDGAYNPDTAAANQEYVYEVVQEYIRFLESK from the coding sequence ATGAGAAAAATGAAAACAGCTATCAACAAGCAAATGGTGATTTCCATTATGGCGATGGTTTTATTAGTAATACTCACAGGATGCAGTTCAACAACTGAATCTAGTGAGACAGAAAAAGAAGAAACAAAACGACCAATCTTAATCCAAGGACCAATGCCGATTGAGGCGGAAAATTTTGCGGAGCGCTTAGAAGATGTTGAGATAGAAGAGTCAGGTACGACATTTGAGTTTTATATCGGTACTGTTGATGGCTATCCGGTGATTGTATCGAAAACGGGAAAAGGCATGGAAAACACAGCAGCTGCCACAGCGATTGCGATTGAAAAATACAATCCAGTAGCTATTATCAACCAAGGCACATCAGGAGGACATGATCCAGAACTGAATGTTTTCGATATTGTTTTGGGCAAACGCACCGTCAATATTGGCTCTATGAAAACTAGAGATCGTGCTGAAGGTGAGGGCATCGAAGCAACTGAGTGGAAGCCAATGGACGTCATGGCTTCTGAAGGGAGTGCTGGAGAAGATCCGGATGCTGAAAAGGCACGGTATTACGACGCAGATTCAGAACTTCTAACAGCCGCAAATAAAGTAAAAGAAAGCTACACAAAAGGCAAAGTAGTTGAAGGAACAATTGGCTCAGCTGATTTATGGAATAACGAAGTTGATCGCATCAGCTGGTTTCACGAAAATTATGGTACGTCCGTCGAAGAAATGGAATCGGCATCGTCTGCAATGATTTCAAAAGCATACGATGTACCTTTTCTCGCAATTCGTATCTTATCTAACAATAAAACAAACGATGGTGCTTATAATCCAGACACAGCAGCTGCCAATCAAGAATATGTTTATGAAGTTGTTCAGGAATATATTCGTTTTTTAGAAAGCAAGTAA
- a CDS encoding TM2 domain-containing protein, giving the protein MKSKLAASLLAIFLGDFGAHKFYLGKPGMGILYLLFFWTGIPAVIGVIEGILYLLQSEESFQEKHGRG; this is encoded by the coding sequence GTGAAAAGTAAATTAGCAGCCAGCTTACTCGCCATTTTCCTTGGCGATTTTGGCGCACATAAATTTTATTTAGGAAAACCAGGAATGGGCATTTTGTATTTGCTCTTCTTTTGGACAGGAATCCCTGCAGTTATTGGGGTAATTGAAGGGATTTTATACTTGCTACAATCTGAAGAAAGCTTTCAGGAAAAACACGGCAGAGGTTAA